Proteins from a genomic interval of Clostridium sp. M62/1:
- a CDS encoding DNA topoisomerase 3, whose translation MKLVLAEKPSVAMSLSKVIGANQRGDGYMEGNGYLVSWCVGHLVELSQPEAYDEKYAKWRYDDLPILPDHWRYQVSASTKKQFGILKKLMQRKDVESLICATDAGREGELIFRLVYHQCGCKKPVERLWISSMEDSAIREGFQKLRPGTEYDALYEAALCRERADWIVGINATRLFSCLYGQTLNVGRVMTPTLAMVVMRDAAIRAFKPEPFYSAELKFRDFQAGGERMKEKAEAEKLVAECCQAGSAIITKVEQKEKSEKPPALFDLTSLQREANRQLGFTAQQTLDYTQALYEKKLVTYPRTDSRYLTDDMAPLVLELVSVIQQSFQIQADVPAPVNAAQVINSKKVTDHHAIIPTKTAVGYDISSLPSGEQAILTLLAVRLICAVGTPCHYAETIVEAECAGQKFRTKGKTVTDMGWRQYAGKPVEDAEKNAEAGDLPELSEGMTLELAGVDLKEGKTSPPKRFTEDLLLSAMESASSDEFPAGVERKGIGTPATRAAIIEKLVQKGFIERRGDKKTRYLCSTDKGNALVTVVPEQIQSPSMTADWEEKLLKIEHGEYDSDAFMGEISSMVSGLVKTYEAVKGADVLMQPERKVIGSCPACGSDVCETAKGWFCRDKSCKFALWKENRFFQTLGKQMTEELAKQLVNRGKARLTHCYSRKSNRYYDTTVHVETGEDGVAAFKLEFGGKK comes from the coding sequence ATGAAGCTTGTATTAGCGGAAAAGCCCTCGGTTGCCATGAGTCTCTCGAAGGTGATCGGGGCAAATCAGCGCGGAGACGGTTATATGGAGGGCAATGGCTACCTTGTCAGCTGGTGTGTGGGGCATCTGGTGGAACTTTCCCAGCCGGAAGCCTATGATGAAAAGTATGCCAAGTGGAGGTATGATGATCTTCCGATTTTGCCGGATCATTGGCGGTATCAGGTATCTGCCAGCACGAAAAAGCAGTTCGGAATCCTGAAAAAGCTCATGCAGCGGAAAGATGTGGAGAGTCTGATCTGTGCAACCGATGCAGGGCGTGAGGGAGAACTGATTTTCCGGCTGGTTTACCATCAGTGCGGCTGCAAAAAGCCGGTGGAACGACTTTGGATTTCCTCGATGGAGGACAGTGCGATCCGGGAAGGCTTTCAGAAGCTCCGACCGGGAACAGAATATGATGCCTTATATGAGGCGGCTTTATGCCGGGAGCGTGCCGACTGGATTGTCGGAATCAACGCAACCCGGCTTTTTTCATGCCTGTATGGGCAGACCCTGAATGTGGGGCGCGTGATGACACCAACGCTTGCGATGGTGGTCATGCGGGATGCAGCAATCCGGGCTTTCAAGCCGGAGCCGTTCTACTCGGCAGAATTAAAATTTCGGGATTTTCAAGCGGGCGGTGAGCGAATGAAAGAAAAAGCAGAAGCAGAAAAACTGGTGGCAGAGTGTTGCCAGGCAGGAAGTGCCATCATTACCAAGGTAGAGCAGAAAGAAAAATCAGAGAAGCCCCCGGCCTTGTTTGATCTGACATCGCTTCAGAGAGAAGCAAATCGGCAGCTGGGATTCACTGCCCAGCAGACCCTGGATTACACACAGGCTCTGTACGAGAAGAAACTCGTGACATATCCCCGTACCGACAGCCGGTATCTGACGGATGATATGGCACCGCTGGTGCTGGAACTTGTTTCTGTGATCCAGCAGAGCTTTCAGATTCAGGCAGATGTACCGGCACCGGTGAATGCAGCGCAGGTCATCAATTCTAAGAAAGTCACCGATCACCATGCCATTATCCCTACAAAAACAGCGGTGGGTTATGACATTTCCTCGCTTCCCAGTGGAGAACAAGCGATTCTTACTCTGCTGGCGGTGCGGCTGATTTGTGCGGTCGGAACACCCTGCCACTATGCAGAAACCATAGTAGAAGCGGAGTGTGCCGGTCAGAAGTTCCGCACGAAAGGCAAAACAGTCACGGATATGGGCTGGAGGCAATATGCAGGAAAGCCGGTTGAAGATGCTGAGAAGAATGCGGAGGCGGGTGATCTTCCGGAGCTTTCGGAAGGCATGACACTGGAACTTGCCGGTGTCGATCTGAAAGAGGGCAAGACCAGCCCGCCTAAGAGATTTACCGAAGATCTTCTGCTTTCAGCGATGGAGAGTGCCAGCTCGGATGAATTTCCGGCTGGTGTAGAGCGAAAAGGCATCGGCACACCAGCTACACGCGCTGCCATCATCGAAAAACTGGTGCAGAAAGGCTTTATCGAGCGTAGGGGTGATAAGAAAACGAGATACCTTTGCTCTACGGACAAGGGAAATGCGCTGGTGACGGTGGTGCCGGAACAGATTCAGTCTCCATCCATGACGGCAGACTGGGAGGAAAAACTGCTGAAAATAGAACACGGCGAGTATGACAGCGATGCCTTTATGGGCGAAATCAGCAGCATGGTCAGCGGACTTGTTAAAACCTACGAGGCTGTAAAAGGAGCCGATGTGCTGATGCAGCCGGAACGCAAGGTCATTGGTTCCTGTCCCGCCTGCGGCAGTGATGTCTGCGAAACGGCAAAAGGATGGTTTTGCAGGGATAAGAGCTGTAAATTTGCGCTCTGGAAGGAAAACAGGTTTTTTCAGACACTGGGAAAGCAGATGACAGAGGAACTGGCAAAGCAACTGGTAAATCGTGGAAAAGCACGGCTTACCCATTGCTATTCCAGGAAGTCCAATCGTTACTATGACACAACCGTTCATGTAGAGACCGGCGAGGACGGTGTAGCAGCATTTAAGCTGGAGTTTGGAGGTAAAAAATGA
- a CDS encoding LPD16 domain-containing protein encodes MSMKMMNAAYLVDNVALLSLQEKQDGVEFHCFDMDSKVQTTEGHIGWDVLDKQPSSTLEESARVVVLQKIPQLDGLAVAPVAPEMLEQVRGGRKVLWQMKKADPELENAKNIRFITSNYEDRFKIPDGSAVEIEYPNRKFSARCEYMDEYHLRLGYDVLHICQLAEMLERGGGTCRPEPLITEERSAWDLGSKGFLAIQTCEDGYDYTLYHKDFTEIDGGQIDNTEISMNAARDQILSDYGFGGRTMTRIDYDELCDRAEEAEISRRESVLGKLSDLSFRTDTPVKAAKAKEAER; translated from the coding sequence ATGAGCATGAAAATGATGAATGCAGCTTATCTGGTGGATAATGTCGCTCTGCTTTCCTTGCAGGAAAAGCAGGACGGCGTGGAATTCCATTGTTTTGATATGGACAGCAAGGTGCAGACCACCGAGGGACACATTGGCTGGGATGTGTTGGATAAACAGCCGTCTTCTACGTTGGAAGAAAGCGCAAGGGTGGTAGTACTTCAGAAGATTCCCCAGCTTGACGGTCTTGCCGTTGCGCCGGTAGCTCCGGAGATGCTGGAGCAGGTACGCGGCGGCAGAAAGGTTCTCTGGCAGATGAAAAAGGCTGATCCTGAGCTGGAGAATGCAAAAAATATCCGGTTTATCACCAGCAACTACGAGGATCGGTTCAAAATTCCGGATGGCAGTGCAGTGGAGATCGAGTATCCGAACCGGAAGTTCTCAGCTCGCTGCGAATATATGGACGAATATCATCTGCGCCTGGGGTATGATGTTCTGCACATCTGTCAGCTGGCAGAAATGCTGGAACGCGGCGGTGGTACATGCCGCCCGGAGCCGCTGATTACGGAAGAACGCAGTGCATGGGATTTGGGAAGCAAGGGCTTTCTTGCCATTCAGACCTGTGAGGACGGTTACGACTATACCTTATATCATAAGGACTTTACGGAAATTGACGGTGGACAGATTGACAACACGGAAATCAGCATGAATGCAGCCAGAGACCAGATTCTTTCGGATTATGGGTTCGGTGGCCGCACCATGACGCGGATTGACTATGATGAACTTTGTGATCGTGCAGAGGAAGCGGAAATCAGTAGACGGGAATCTGTGCTGGGTAAACTCTCGGATTTGTCTTTCAGAACGGATACGCCGGTGAAAGCTGCCAAGGCGAAGGAGGCAGAGCGATGA
- a CDS encoding YodL domain-containing protein gives MARIEKWDEVHGNQAPDERMMAFLDSATDQYAILQLRRIEDTVYERFSSMRELERMGLEPDIDHYEVVYTAPLLPYKDQNTMLEELYAKFNVSRPDDFTGHSLSVSDIVALRQNGVVSCHYVDSIGFQELPRFLKPENYLKAAEMAMEDDYGMIDGVINNGKKEEPAEKASVLDQLKEKQEAVPPAPPRRRCEEKEL, from the coding sequence ATGGCAAGAATTGAAAAATGGGATGAAGTGCATGGAAATCAGGCACCGGACGAAAGAATGATGGCATTTCTCGACAGTGCTACCGACCAGTATGCGATTTTGCAGCTTCGCCGCATCGAGGATACGGTATATGAACGCTTTTCGTCTATGCGCGAACTGGAACGGATGGGGCTGGAACCGGATATTGACCATTATGAAGTGGTTTATACGGCTCCGCTGCTTCCCTACAAGGATCAGAATACGATGTTGGAGGAACTGTATGCGAAATTCAATGTTTCCCGCCCTGATGATTTTACTGGGCATAGTCTTTCTGTGTCTGACATCGTGGCTTTACGGCAGAATGGTGTTGTAAGCTGTCACTATGTGGATTCCATCGGCTTCCAGGAGCTGCCCAGATTTTTGAAACCGGAGAATTATCTGAAAGCCGCAGAAATGGCAATGGAAGACGATTACGGTATGATTGACGGCGTAATCAATAACGGAAAGAAGGAAGAACCGGCGGAGAAAGCATCGGTTCTGGATCAGCTGAAGGAAAAGCAGGAGGCGGTGCCGCCTGCGCCGCCTCGCAGGCGCTGCGAAGAAAAGGAGTTATAA
- a CDS encoding transposon-transfer assisting family protein, whose product MRFTDDEWMLMMLYSPGTRTGLIEELQKMQKSLTGRDRNLRRWTASLLAKLAEMTDAEYEALDLYPDE is encoded by the coding sequence ATGCGTTTTACGGATGACGAATGGATGCTCATGATGCTTTACAGCCCTGGCACACGGACAGGGCTGATCGAAGAGCTTCAAAAGATGCAAAAAAGTCTGACGGGCAGAGACAGAAACCTGCGCAGGTGGACGGCCTCGCTGCTTGCAAAACTGGCAGAGATGACGGATGCAGAATATGAGGCACTGGATTTGTATCCGGACGAATAA
- a CDS encoding TnpV protein yields MELNYTKNGDYLIPGIQLSVQEQKPLGKYGRMRRAFLQENNTLLYNHLILTEKLYPHLWEIQETATARMEQMMADLLKANPAPDKKLNQMAWVQHMNMLKAQAEEVILTELINS; encoded by the coding sequence ATGGAGCTGAATTACACGAAGAACGGCGATTACCTGATTCCGGGCATCCAGTTGTCGGTGCAGGAACAGAAGCCCCTGGGCAAGTACGGGAGGATGCGCAGAGCGTTTCTGCAGGAGAACAACACGCTGCTGTACAATCACCTGATCCTGACCGAGAAGCTGTACCCGCACCTGTGGGAGATTCAGGAGACCGCGACCGCACGGATGGAGCAGATGATGGCGGATCTTCTGAAAGCGAATCCGGCACCGGACAAGAAATTGAACCAGATGGCCTGGGTGCAGCACATGAACATGCTGAAAGCGCAGGCAGAGGAAGTCATTCTGACGGAACTTATCAACAGTTAA
- a CDS encoding SNF2-related protein, producing the protein MDGSRGFADYNGRGILLRNYDHDREVRLTWSAVDKRLDRLVENDQYLTALEMEEYRKLEQEYGAPLPMPTAAHVFPPTPPERYDTGNEHVDNMLNTAADVYARSELAAPQRFTVMETDDGYAVWDDIQDGIHVEPDGVSEEFTSEWEAETYRQQLIEKVQEREAKDWLYVEQSKQNLQQDIPFPDVESEEVQESAHAETDPLVLEMQEHASELSRESGYAPDERFVVTMTGENFPDSKDAFAIWDYVKEEYYGYSDGKVQTFADYVSASEALQEIRGRNMEAEKEPATVQPEPAAPVQPDYRVGDTLYLDGKAFTIEKVGLFDVELRDPDSVYPIFRSESKENLARILGHEENVHLHNLVVDLNSGKEEAFRAGHEAKHAENYRINSFHLGEGSPKQKFRANMDAIYTLKTLENQHRDATPEEQETLANYVGWGGLADAFDAEKTAWAGEYKELKAALTEEEYAAARASTLNAHYTSPTVIRAIYEALDGMGFEKGNILEPSMGVGNFFGMLPDFMLGSRLYGVELDSITGRIAQKLYPQAEIKVAGFETTDRRDFYDLAVGNVPFGNYRVSDKPYDKLGFSIHNYFFAKALDQVRPGGIVAFVTSRYTMDSKNPDARKYLAQRAELLGAIRLPNNAFRANAGTDVVSDIIFLQKRDHPIDIEPDWVHLGLTSEGITLNSYFVEHPEMVLGEITTESTQYGKEECTVIPIPGADLGDQLHEAVQHIDGHYEAQELAPEEELSLQGETIPADPNVKNFSYAVVDGDVYFRENSIMRKADLSATATGRIKGMVELRTIVQELIDYQLNDYPEEAIAQKQRELNVAYDRFADQYGLINSRANAQAFSEDSSYYLLCSLENVDENGRLESKADMFTKRTIRPERAVTSVDTPAEALAISIGERGKVDLPYMSELLGTPGEFEKIQQELHGVIFKDPMTQGGEETGWVTADEYLSGNVREKLRVAELAAASDPAFAVNTEYLKEAQPKDLDASEIDVRLGATWVNRDYIQQFMEETFEPPFYLCRNIEVKFSPMTAEWQITGKSTPSRNDVHAYMTYGTSRANAYRILEDTLNLRDIRIYDTVEDADGKQKRVLNKKETTLAQQKQQAIKDAFQNWVWKDPYRRAELVEKYNELFNSTRPREYDGSHIRFGGMNPEIRLREHQQNAIAHVLYGGNTLLAHEVGAGKTFEMAASAMEAKRLGLCQKSMFVVPNHLTLQWANEFLRLYPSAKLLVASKKDFETARRKKFCARIATGDYDAVIIGHSQFEKIPVSAERQERILTAQIDEIENAIAEMKSQNGERFSIKQMEKTRKGLEARLEKLRATDRKDDVITFEQLGVDRLFVDEAHAFKNLFLYTKMRNVAGLSTSEAQKSSDMFMKCQYMDELTGGRGIIFATGTPVSNSMTELYTMMRYLQYGTLQQKGLTHFDSWASTFGETTTAIELAPEGTGYRARTRFAKFFNLPELMNIFKEVADIKTSDQLHLPVPEAKFETVVVQPSEHQQAMVAELSERAAAVHSGVVDPSVDNMLKITSDGRKLGLDQRLMNPLLPDDPNSKLNACVRNVLRIYEEGQSDKLTQLLFCDLSTPKNDGTFNVYEDIRAKLIQSGVPEEEIAFIHDADTEAKKKDLFAKVRTGQVRVLLGSTQKMGAGTNVQDRLVAVHHLDVGWRPADMTQRNGRIIRQGNRNKEVQVYQYVTEGTFDAYLYQTLENKQKFISQIMTSKSPVRSCDDVDEQALSYAEIKALCAGDPQIKEKMDLDVDVARLKVLKADHQSQQYRLEDKLMKYFPAEIEKTQGFIKGFQSDIRTVAAHPLPEEEFCGMEVNGTQFTEKAEAGEAILAVCKANQSLEPVPLGSYRGFKMELAFDSFQKEYQVLLKGEMTHRVPIGTSAAGNIQRLDNALAGIPARLEKAEQQLDNLRSQQEAAQAELGKPFPQEAELAEKSARLAELDALLNMDDRGNDDPDREKTTEKPSVLAELRDRAGRIPPMTHRNDEEVAL; encoded by the coding sequence ATGGATGGCAGTCGCGGTTTTGCCGATTATAACGGAAGAGGTATTCTGCTTCGCAATTATGACCATGACCGGGAAGTGCGACTCACATGGTCGGCGGTGGATAAGCGGTTAGACCGGCTTGTGGAAAATGATCAGTACCTGACCGCGCTGGAAATGGAAGAGTATCGGAAGCTGGAGCAGGAATACGGCGCGCCGCTTCCTATGCCGACTGCCGCCCATGTGTTTCCGCCAACGCCACCGGAACGCTATGATACCGGAAATGAGCATGTGGACAACATGCTGAATACGGCTGCGGATGTATATGCCCGGAGTGAACTGGCGGCACCACAGCGGTTTACCGTGATGGAGACAGACGATGGTTATGCGGTCTGGGATGATATTCAGGACGGCATTCATGTGGAGCCGGATGGTGTCAGCGAAGAGTTTACCAGCGAATGGGAGGCAGAGACCTACCGCCAGCAGTTGATTGAAAAAGTTCAGGAACGGGAAGCAAAAGACTGGCTCTATGTTGAACAGAGCAAGCAGAATTTGCAGCAGGACATTCCATTCCCAGATGTGGAATCCGAAGAAGTACAGGAATCGGCTCACGCAGAGACAGATCCTCTGGTACTGGAAATGCAGGAACACGCCAGCGAACTTTCCAGAGAGTCTGGCTATGCACCGGATGAACGGTTTGTGGTCACAATGACCGGCGAGAACTTTCCGGATTCTAAAGATGCGTTTGCCATCTGGGATTATGTCAAAGAAGAGTATTACGGATATTCGGACGGAAAAGTGCAGACATTTGCCGATTATGTGAGTGCATCAGAGGCGTTGCAGGAGATTCGCGGCAGGAACATGGAGGCTGAAAAAGAGCCTGCAACTGTGCAGCCAGAACCCGCAGCTCCGGTGCAGCCGGATTATCGCGTTGGCGATACGCTGTATCTGGACGGAAAGGCATTTACGATTGAAAAAGTCGGGCTTTTCGATGTGGAACTTCGGGACCCGGATTCCGTGTATCCGATCTTCCGCTCGGAAAGCAAGGAAAATCTGGCAAGAATTTTGGGGCATGAGGAAAATGTTCACCTGCACAATCTGGTGGTTGATCTGAATTCTGGAAAAGAAGAAGCGTTCCGGGCAGGGCATGAAGCAAAACATGCGGAGAACTACCGCATCAACAGTTTTCACCTCGGTGAAGGCAGTCCTAAGCAGAAATTCCGTGCCAACATGGATGCCATCTACACGCTGAAAACCTTGGAAAACCAGCATAGGGATGCGACACCAGAGGAACAGGAAACGCTGGCCAATTATGTCGGCTGGGGCGGACTGGCAGATGCCTTTGATGCAGAGAAAACTGCCTGGGCAGGCGAATATAAGGAGCTGAAAGCAGCTCTTACGGAAGAAGAATATGCCGCAGCCAGAGCTTCGACTCTGAATGCGCATTACACCAGTCCTACCGTGATCCGTGCAATCTATGAGGCATTGGACGGTATGGGATTTGAGAAAGGCAACATTCTGGAACCGTCGATGGGTGTCGGCAACTTCTTCGGTATGCTGCCGGATTTCATGTTGGGAAGCAGGCTGTATGGTGTGGAACTGGATTCCATCACCGGGCGTATTGCGCAAAAGCTGTATCCGCAGGCAGAAATCAAGGTGGCAGGCTTTGAGACCACTGACCGGCGTGATTTTTATGATCTGGCCGTGGGCAATGTGCCTTTTGGCAACTACCGTGTCAGCGATAAGCCCTATGATAAACTCGGATTTTCTATCCACAACTATTTCTTTGCCAAGGCACTGGATCAGGTTCGCCCCGGTGGTATCGTGGCCTTTGTTACCAGCCGCTATACGATGGATTCCAAGAATCCGGACGCACGAAAGTATCTGGCGCAGCGGGCAGAATTGCTGGGAGCTATCCGACTTCCCAACAACGCATTCCGTGCCAATGCCGGTACAGATGTAGTGTCGGATATCATTTTCCTGCAAAAGAGAGACCATCCCATTGATATCGAACCGGATTGGGTGCATCTGGGGCTGACATCGGAGGGTATTACCCTCAACAGCTACTTTGTTGAGCACCCGGAAATGGTGCTAGGTGAGATTACAACGGAAAGTACCCAGTACGGCAAGGAAGAATGTACGGTCATTCCGATTCCAGGTGCGGATCTGGGAGACCAGCTGCATGAGGCGGTGCAGCACATCGACGGTCATTATGAAGCACAGGAGCTGGCACCGGAGGAGGAGTTGTCCTTGCAGGGCGAAACCATTCCGGCAGACCCCAATGTAAAGAACTTCTCCTATGCGGTGGTGGACGGAGATGTTTATTTCCGTGAGAACAGCATCATGCGGAAGGCTGACCTTTCTGCGACAGCCACCGGCAGGATCAAGGGCATGGTGGAGCTTCGCACCATTGTGCAGGAACTGATCGACTATCAGTTGAACGATTACCCGGAGGAAGCGATTGCCCAGAAACAGCGGGAACTGAATGTAGCCTATGACCGATTCGCCGATCAGTATGGGCTTATCAATTCCCGTGCAAATGCACAGGCTTTTTCGGAAGATTCGTCTTATTATCTGCTCTGCTCTCTGGAAAATGTAGATGAAAACGGCAGGCTGGAATCCAAGGCGGATATGTTCACCAAACGGACGATTCGACCGGAACGGGCTGTTACCAGCGTAGATACTCCGGCAGAGGCTCTGGCAATCTCCATCGGAGAGCGCGGCAAAGTGGATTTGCCCTATATGTCGGAGCTTTTAGGTACACCGGGAGAATTTGAAAAAATCCAGCAGGAACTGCATGGTGTCATTTTCAAAGACCCGATGACGCAGGGCGGCGAGGAAACTGGCTGGGTGACGGCTGATGAATATCTGTCCGGCAATGTCCGGGAAAAACTCCGCGTGGCAGAACTGGCTGCGGCTTCTGACCCTGCCTTTGCGGTAAACACGGAATATTTGAAGGAAGCACAGCCGAAAGACCTGGATGCGTCGGAGATTGATGTGCGCCTTGGTGCCACATGGGTCAATCGGGATTATATCCAGCAGTTTATGGAAGAAACCTTTGAACCGCCGTTCTATCTGTGCAGAAATATTGAAGTGAAATTCTCTCCCATGACGGCAGAATGGCAAATTACCGGCAAGAGTACACCGAGCCGGAATGATGTTCATGCCTATATGACCTACGGCACCAGCCGTGCCAATGCCTACCGAATTCTGGAGGATACGTTGAATCTGCGGGATATTCGTATTTACGATACCGTGGAGGATGCAGACGGCAAGCAGAAGCGGGTTCTGAATAAAAAGGAGACCACCCTCGCCCAGCAGAAACAGCAGGCCATTAAGGATGCGTTCCAGAACTGGGTGTGGAAAGACCCTTATCGCCGCGCGGAACTTGTGGAAAAGTATAACGAGCTGTTCAACAGCACTCGTCCCCGTGAGTATGATGGTTCTCATATCCGCTTTGGCGGCATGAATCCGGAAATCCGGCTGCGGGAACACCAGCAGAATGCCATTGCTCATGTGCTGTACGGCGGCAATACGCTGCTGGCCCACGAAGTGGGTGCCGGTAAGACTTTCGAGATGGCCGCTTCTGCTATGGAGGCAAAACGGCTGGGACTGTGCCAGAAATCCATGTTTGTCGTTCCGAATCATTTGACCCTTCAGTGGGCAAACGAGTTTCTGCGTCTGTATCCGAGTGCAAAATTGCTGGTGGCAAGCAAAAAGGACTTTGAAACTGCCCGCAGAAAGAAGTTCTGCGCACGAATTGCTACTGGTGATTACGATGCAGTCATCATCGGGCATTCCCAGTTTGAGAAAATTCCGGTGTCCGCAGAACGGCAGGAGCGGATTTTGACTGCCCAGATTGATGAAATCGAAAACGCCATTGCTGAGATGAAATCCCAGAATGGCGAACGTTTCTCCATCAAACAGATGGAAAAGACCCGGAAAGGATTGGAGGCGAGATTGGAGAAACTTCGGGCAACCGACCGAAAAGACGATGTGATTACCTTTGAGCAGCTGGGCGTAGACCGACTGTTTGTAGACGAAGCACATGCCTTTAAGAACCTGTTCCTCTACACAAAAATGCGCAATGTTGCAGGCTTGTCCACATCGGAAGCGCAGAAATCTTCGGATATGTTTATGAAGTGCCAATATATGGACGAGTTGACAGGCGGGCGCGGCATCATTTTTGCGACCGGCACCCCGGTTAGCAACAGCATGACGGAGCTTTACACCATGATGCGGTATCTCCAGTACGGCACGTTGCAGCAGAAAGGGCTGACCCATTTCGACAGCTGGGCTTCTACCTTTGGTGAGACCACCACAGCCATTGAGCTGGCACCGGAAGGAACCGGATACCGGGCAAGAACAAGATTTGCAAAATTCTTCAACCTGCCGGAGCTGATGAATATATTCAAGGAAGTGGCAGATATCAAGACTTCCGATCAGCTGCATCTGCCGGTGCCGGAGGCAAAATTTGAAACCGTGGTGGTGCAGCCTTCGGAGCATCAGCAGGCGATGGTGGCGGAGCTTTCGGAACGGGCGGCGGCTGTGCATTCCGGTGTGGTAGACCCGTCGGTCGATAACATGCTGAAAATCACATCGGATGGCAGAAAGCTGGGACTGGATCAGCGATTGATGAATCCGCTCCTGCCGGATGACCCAAATAGCAAGCTCAACGCCTGTGTGCGGAATGTGCTTCGGATTTATGAGGAAGGACAGTCGGATAAGCTGACCCAGTTGCTGTTCTGCGACCTCAGCACGCCGAAGAACGATGGAACCTTCAATGTCTATGAGGATATCCGCGCCAAACTAATTCAGTCCGGTGTGCCGGAAGAAGAAATCGCATTTATTCATGATGCCGATACTGAGGCAAAAAAGAAAGATTTGTTTGCCAAAGTGCGTACCGGACAGGTACGGGTATTGTTAGGTTCGACACAGAAGATGGGTGCAGGCACGAACGTGCAGGACAGGCTGGTGGCCGTGCATCATCTGGATGTGGGCTGGCGGCCTGCGGACATGACCCAGCGAAATGGTCGTATCATCCGTCAGGGAAACCGAAACAAAGAAGTGCAGGTTTATCAGTATGTGACGGAAGGAACTTTTGATGCCTACCTCTATCAGACACTGGAGAATAAGCAGAAATTTATCAGCCAGATCATGACCAGCAAATCTCCGGTACGTTCCTGTGATGATGTAGATGAGCAGGCTCTTTCCTATGCAGAGATCAAGGCACTTTGTGCCGGAGACCCGCAAATCAAGGAGAAAATGGACTTGGATGTAGATGTTGCAAGGCTGAAAGTATTGAAGGCGGATCATCAGAGCCAGCAGTACCGATTGGAAGATAAATTGATGAAATATTTCCCTGCGGAGATTGAGAAAACGCAAGGGTTCATCAAGGGCTTTCAGTCGGATATTCGGACGGTGGCGGCACATCCGCTGCCGGAAGAGGAGTTCTGCGGTATGGAGGTGAATGGCACACAATTTACTGAAAAAGCCGAGGCCGGTGAAGCAATTCTTGCGGTCTGTAAAGCCAATCAGAGTTTGGAGCCGGTGCCGCTTGGCAGTTACCGTGGTTTCAAGATGGAGCTGGCATTTGACAGCTTCCAGAAAGAGTATCAGGTACTGCTGAAAGGTGAGATGACCCACCGGGTGCCCATTGGCACCAGTGCTGCGGGCAATATCCAGCGTCTGGACAATGCTCTTGCCGGGATTCCTGCAAGGCTGGAAAAGGCGGAACAGCAGTTGGACAATCTTAGGAGCCAGCAGGAAGCGGCGCAGGCCGAGCTTGGAAAGCCATTTCCCCAGGAGGCAGAACTGGCAGAAAAGAGTGCAAGACTGGCAGAACTGGACGCACTGCTAAATATGGATGACCGTGGAAATGATGATCCTGACCGTGAAAAAACAACGGAAAAGCCGTCTGTACTGGCAGAGCTGCGTGACCGTGCAGGGCGCATTCCGCCGATGACACATCGAAATGATGAGGAGGTGGCACTATGA
- a CDS encoding plasmid mobilization protein, whose translation MSVREHWINVRVNPEELARIREKQKELGIRNTGAYMRKMAMDGYCVNLDLSDVAQVSTLLRRCSNNLNQYAKRANESGSIYAEDIRDLQKRLDELWEMQKLILKRLSGIR comes from the coding sequence ATGAGTGTTCGGGAACACTGGATCAATGTCCGGGTAAACCCGGAAGAGCTGGCGAGAATTCGTGAAAAGCAGAAAGAATTAGGCATCCGCAATACCGGTGCCTATATGAGAAAGATGGCGATGGACGGGTACTGCGTAAATCTTGATTTGTCGGATGTGGCGCAGGTATCCACACTTCTTCGCCGATGCAGCAACAACCTGAACCAGTACGCAAAACGCGCCAATGAATCTGGAAGCATCTATGCGGAGGATATCCGGGATTTGCAGAAGCGACTGGATGAACTCTGGGAGATGCAAAAGCTGATCTTAAAGAGGCTTTCTGGTATTCGATGA